Within Actinomycetota bacterium, the genomic segment TTTATCCCGCAACCGTTGTGGGAAGACCACCCATGGAGGATTGCTATATGGCCAAGGCGACCGAGAGGATCTTTCTTCCTCTCATCAAAGCCCAACTACCCGAAATCGTGGACATTAATCTACCGATGGAAGGCGTTTTTCATAATTGTGCCTTAATCTCCATAAAGAAGAGCTATCCCTTGCACGCTTTCAAGGTAATCAATGCCCTCTGGGGATTGGGACAGATGATGTTCACCAAGATGATAGTGGTCGTCGATGAAGATGTCGATGTTCAAAATCCTTCCGAGGTAGCCTGGAAGGTCTTTAACAACGTGGACCCGGAGCGGGATATCATATTCACTAAAGGTCCCTTGGATGTGTTGGATCACGCCTCCAACACTCCAAATTATGGTTCCAAGATGGGCATCGATGCCACTAAAAAGTGGAGGGAGGAAGGCTATACCCGTGAGTGGCCCGATGATATAAGGATGGATGAGGAGATAAGGAGGCTAGTCGATGAGAGGTGGCTTGAGTATGGGCTTGAATAAAATTAGTATATTTTTCCAAATGATAAAGTTCGAGCACACGGTATTTGCCCTTCCCTTCGCTTATATGAGTGCATTTTTAGCCGTGGAAGGTATGCCTCTCTTTAGGGATTTTTTCTGGATTACCGTAGCCATGGTAGGCGCTCGCACCTTGGCCATGTCCTTGAATCGTTTGATAGATAGAGAGATAGATGCTCGAAACCCCAGAACTTCTAAGCGCGCTCTCCCACGGGGATTGCTTTCCACAAGAGAAGTGGTACTTTTCTCCTTGATTTCCTTTTTCTTTTTCATGATGGCGGTTTATGAGTTGGCTCCCCTTTGCCGATATCTCTGGCCCCTGGTGGTCATTCCCTTCATCATTTATCCTTACACCAAGAGATTCACCTGGACTAGCCATTTTTTATTGGGTCTTTGCTTGGGGCTGGCTCCCTTGGGTGCTTGGGTGGCCATAAGGAATGGTCTTACTCTGGTGCCAATCTTGCTCGGATTAGCCGTATGCTTCTGGGTGGCGGGTTTTGACATCATTTATTCATGTCAGGATTTTAAGATAGACAGAGAGCAGGGGCTTTATTCCATTCCAGCCCGTTTTGGGATTAAAAAGGGACTTCAAGTGACGGCTCTTCTACACGTATTGACCGTAATTTTCCTCATTGGTGTGGGTTTATCGACGAGTGCAGGGATATTTTATTATATCGGTGTCATAATAGTGGCTTTTTTGCTTGCCTATGAGAATCGCCTCGTATCTCCGGATGATCTATCCAGGGTTAATGAGGCTTTCTTCACCACCAATGGTTTTATCAGTATCTTAATGTTCGTCTTCACCGTTTTAAGTCTCTGTTTCTAATAGGGAGCAAAGGTGTCCAGCTATATCCTGGCTGTAACGGGAGCGAGCGGAACGATATATGGAAAGCGCCTCGTTGAGGTGCTTCTTTCAAAAGATCATCGAGTTAAGCTTTTAATCTCCAAACCGGGTGAGGAAGTCCTGGCTCACGAGCTCGATTTTCAATTGGAGGGGGATGAGAAGGAGAAAGAAAGACGGCTAAAGGAGTGGTTGGGATTAAAATACAATGATCCCAGTTTGGAGTACATCGATTACCTCAACTTCAGTGCACCCATCTGTAGTGGATCTTGCAAGACGGATGGGATGATAATCATCCCCTGTAGTATGTCAACGGTGGCCGGGGTAGCCCAGGGGATTTCCTCAAATCTCATCCAGCGAGCAGCCGATGTGATGTTAAAGGAGAGAAGACCTCTCATTCTCGTTCCTCGGGAGACTCCCTTAAATGAGATACATCTGAGGAATATGCTTATTCTCGTCCAAGCGGGGGCTTTTATCGTCCCGGCCATGCCCGGTTTTTATCATCGACCGCAGAACATAGATGATTTGGTGGACTTTATAGTGGGCAGGGTCCTGGATATTTTGGGCATAGAACATGATCTTTACCCGCCCTGGGGAGGATAACCAGGGGTCAGACCTCCATACATCATTTACCAGGACAAATAAATCTTTAACTTTTGTAGGAGGATGCAACCTGGCTCATCGACCAAATTGTCTATAAACTCTACGGCCTAGCTGCTGAGAAAGTTAAAATTAAGAGAAGACACAAAAAAGTCAATGTAGATATTCTACGCGTGGGGATTTTTGGGAAAATGT encodes:
- a CDS encoding UbiA-like polyprenyltransferase, coding for MRGGLSMGLNKISIFFQMIKFEHTVFALPFAYMSAFLAVEGMPLFRDFFWITVAMVGARTLAMSLNRLIDREIDARNPRTSKRALPRGLLSTREVVLFSLISFFFFMMAVYELAPLCRYLWPLVVIPFIIYPYTKRFTWTSHFLLGLCLGLAPLGAWVAIRNGLTLVPILLGLAVCFWVAGFDIIYSCQDFKIDREQGLYSIPARFGIKKGLQVTALLHVLTVIFLIGVGLSTSAGIFYYIGVIIVAFLLAYENRLVSPDDLSRVNEAFFTTNGFISILMFVFTVLSLCF
- a CDS encoding flavin prenyltransferase UbiX, which translates into the protein MSSYILAVTGASGTIYGKRLVEVLLSKDHRVKLLISKPGEEVLAHELDFQLEGDEKEKERRLKEWLGLKYNDPSLEYIDYLNFSAPICSGSCKTDGMIIIPCSMSTVAGVAQGISSNLIQRAADVMLKERRPLILVPRETPLNEIHLRNMLILVQAGAFIVPAMPGFYHRPQNIDDLVDFIVGRVLDILGIEHDLYPPWGG
- a CDS encoding UbiD family decarboxylase, producing the protein VPAHAEIILEGYVDPAERRLEGPFGDHTGYYSLPDEYPVFHIKCITHRRDPIYPATVVGRPPMEDCYMAKATERIFLPLIKAQLPEIVDINLPMEGVFHNCALISIKKSYPLHAFKVINALWGLGQMMFTKMIVVVDEDVDVQNPSEVAWKVFNNVDPERDIIFTKGPLDVLDHASNTPNYGSKMGIDATKKWREEGYTREWPDDIRMDEEIRRLVDERWLEYGLE